In Photobacterium sp. TLY01, the following proteins share a genomic window:
- a CDS encoding bifunctional precorrin-2 dehydrogenase/sirohydrochlorin ferrochelatase, producing the protein MDYFPVFTQLHNKPVLVIGGGEVACRKVDLLLRAGAAITLISPRLHPALQKLASQQKLRWLAESYQPGSLGGYYQVWTTTDDRELNKRIFQDAQQKKIWVNAVDDPAHCDFITPSMIDRSPIQVAISSGGASPVLVRYLREKLETQLAQNLSLLADFAGRQRNRLKQHFDTVDKRRHFWEQFFRLPQVESAQSDDVLEAAFVQLLAQANSAKGTVCVIETGTDVEMLTLKALRLMQQAEMVLYTDEASQAGFIDLCRRDADREACSEENLLHTAEALLNQAVRVCILVRKGRTSASLSAFCRQHDGEVLPSL; encoded by the coding sequence ATGGACTACTTTCCTGTCTTCACCCAATTACACAATAAACCTGTCCTGGTCATCGGGGGCGGAGAAGTTGCCTGCCGTAAAGTCGATCTGTTATTACGAGCCGGCGCGGCAATCACACTCATCTCGCCACGTCTGCATCCTGCGCTGCAAAAACTGGCCAGTCAGCAAAAACTGCGCTGGTTAGCTGAGTCTTATCAGCCGGGCAGTTTGGGGGGCTATTATCAGGTATGGACGACCACAGACGATCGCGAGCTGAACAAACGTATCTTTCAGGATGCCCAGCAGAAGAAAATTTGGGTCAATGCCGTCGATGATCCGGCCCATTGCGATTTTATTACCCCATCAATGATCGATCGTTCCCCCATCCAGGTCGCCATATCCAGTGGCGGCGCTTCACCGGTACTCGTGCGTTACCTCAGAGAAAAACTCGAAACCCAGCTCGCACAAAATTTGTCTCTGCTGGCAGATTTCGCGGGCAGACAAAGAAATCGCCTGAAACAACATTTTGATACGGTCGATAAAAGAAGGCACTTCTGGGAACAGTTCTTCCGCCTGCCTCAGGTTGAAAGTGCTCAGTCTGACGACGTCCTCGAGGCAGCCTTTGTTCAGCTGCTGGCTCAGGCGAATTCAGCAAAAGGAACCGTGTGTGTGATTGAAACCGGCACCGATGTTGAGATGCTGACATTGAAAGCGTTACGACTGATGCAGCAGGCTGAGATGGTGCTTTACACCGATGAAGCAAGTCAGGCGGGTTTCATTGATCTGTGCCGCAGAGATGCTGATCGCGAAGCCTGCAGTGAGGAGAATCTGTTGCATACAGCGGAGGCCCTGCTCAATCAGGCCGTTCGCGTCTGTATTCTGGTCAGAAAAGGACGGACATCCGCATCACTGTCTGCTTTTTGCCGGCAGCATGATGGTGAGGTCCTCCCTTCACTGTAA
- a CDS encoding TetR/AcrR family transcriptional regulator: MAASSRKTTKGELTRQKIIEATLELIATTGLNSLSHRNIASAAQVRLSLTSYYFESMDHLILCAFEEFARREVKQIQWIQEQVDTILRDYLAKGSTEDREACVVQLTELLTQYISTELTDETRRKQLTIRCHFLFALGQSEMLVKRVSEYKLQVMRLIEKTAELIGSPHPEIDANLVIFTFREFEFALVSGDQNFNQEIVSKTLKRLLSTLIATE, translated from the coding sequence ATGGCAGCTAGTTCTCGAAAAACGACAAAGGGAGAGCTTACCCGACAAAAAATCATTGAAGCCACGTTGGAACTGATTGCGACCACAGGCCTGAACAGCTTGTCACATCGGAATATTGCCAGTGCAGCTCAGGTTCGGTTATCACTGACCAGTTATTACTTCGAAAGCATGGATCATTTGATTCTGTGTGCATTTGAAGAGTTTGCCAGACGGGAAGTGAAACAGATTCAATGGATTCAGGAGCAAGTGGATACGATACTCAGAGATTATCTGGCAAAGGGATCGACTGAAGATCGGGAAGCCTGTGTTGTACAGCTAACCGAACTGTTAACACAGTACATTTCGACCGAGCTGACAGATGAGACGCGCAGAAAGCAGCTGACAATTCGATGCCATTTTCTGTTTGCACTGGGGCAGTCAGAGATGCTGGTTAAACGTGTCAGTGAGTATAAGTTGCAAGTGATGCGTTTGATCGAAAAGACGGCGGAACTGATAGGCAGTCCACATCCTGAAATTGATGCCAATCTGGTCATCTTTACCTTCAGAGAGTTTGAATTTGCTTTGGTCAGTGGGGATCAAAACTTCAATCAGGAGATTGTTTCTAAAACGCTGAAGCGATTATTGTCGACACTTATTGCTACTGAATAA
- a CDS encoding MOSC domain-containing protein, which yields MKLIGIARRKASRAVMEELNQVNVTCENGVEGDFRGKPGKRQVTVLSLDSWQDACDEVGETLPWTIRRANLLVEGMRFSERNVGDVISIGSLQLQITRETDPCPRMDEQFQGMTQALRPEWRGGVCCRVLSEGDIQLGDSVQLATQVES from the coding sequence ATGAAGTTAATTGGAATCGCCAGACGTAAAGCGTCACGTGCTGTTATGGAAGAATTAAATCAAGTTAATGTAACCTGTGAAAACGGTGTCGAAGGTGACTTTCGTGGTAAACCTGGCAAGCGGCAGGTGACGGTCCTGTCCCTTGATTCCTGGCAAGATGCATGTGATGAAGTGGGGGAGACATTGCCCTGGACCATCCGCCGAGCCAATCTGCTGGTGGAAGGAATGCGCTTTTCCGAGCGTAATGTCGGTGATGTGATCTCTATTGGGAGTTTACAGCTTCAGATTACACGAGAGACGGATCCCTGCCCCCGAATGGATGAGCAATTTCAGGGCATGACTCAGGCACTCAGACCAGAATGGCGTGGTGGTGTATGCTGCCGTGTGCTGTCTGAGGGAGATATTCAGTTGGGGGACAGCGTTCAGCTTGCCACTCAGGTTGAGTCCTGA
- a CDS encoding phosphate ABC transporter substrate-binding protein, translating into MLLRLASLLAVITLLPIQAHAKTITVSGSTSVSHILEVLAEQYEQQHAETSIAVQGTGSAAGISAVKQEASELGMSSRFLKEEEIRPDLSTTLIAHDGIALVVNKSNPINTLNKEQVMGIYQGKITNWKQLGGEDLPIAVVSRENASGSRFSFEDFMGLTRTIGDKSVSDINVKALVVNTNGMVKSLISRNKHAIGYLSLGSVDDSVKPLAFEGVTPNLENLESGQYQISRPFIMLYKSKKLTSDGRDFLNYLLSENSQKLLHDRGYIPVVH; encoded by the coding sequence ATGTTGCTTCGCCTGGCTTCTTTACTGGCCGTTATCACCCTATTACCCATTCAGGCTCATGCTAAAACCATTACCGTATCCGGTTCCACATCCGTCAGTCATATCCTTGAGGTGTTAGCTGAACAGTATGAGCAGCAACATGCCGAAACCTCCATTGCAGTGCAAGGCACAGGTTCGGCAGCCGGCATTTCGGCCGTTAAACAAGAAGCTTCCGAGCTCGGAATGAGCTCACGGTTTTTAAAAGAAGAAGAAATACGCCCGGATTTATCAACCACATTAATTGCGCATGATGGCATTGCACTGGTCGTGAACAAAAGTAACCCGATTAATACCCTGAACAAAGAGCAGGTGATGGGGATTTATCAGGGTAAAATTACCAACTGGAAACAACTTGGAGGAGAGGACCTCCCGATTGCCGTTGTCAGCAGAGAGAACGCATCAGGTTCACGATTTTCTTTTGAAGATTTTATGGGGCTGACACGGACGATTGGTGATAAAAGCGTCTCTGATATCAATGTAAAAGCCCTGGTCGTGAACACAAATGGCATGGTCAAAAGCCTGATTTCCAGAAATAAGCACGCTATTGGCTATTTGTCGCTCGGCTCTGTGGATGATTCGGTGAAACCACTGGCTTTCGAAGGTGTCACGCCCAACCTGGAGAATCTGGAGTCCGGACAGTATCAAATCTCCCGCCCGTTCATCATGCTTTACAAGAGCAAAAAGCTCACATCGGACGGTCGTGATTTCCTCAACTATCTGTTGTCTGAAAACAGCCAGAAGTTGCTGCATGATCGCGGTTATATTCCCGTTGTACACTAA
- a CDS encoding co-chaperone YbbN, with translation MDGSPVEADSKNFAMLIQSPKPVIVTFWGNNCAPCQAFKPVVEQVAKQKKQYRFVRVNVNQHPDLAKRYRVRGVPTVLAFRKGRQQASLNTALRKPAFLQWLEDALE, from the coding sequence TTGGATGGCAGCCCGGTTGAAGCAGATAGTAAGAACTTTGCTATGCTGATTCAAAGTCCCAAACCTGTGATCGTGACGTTTTGGGGGAATAATTGTGCGCCATGTCAGGCATTTAAGCCCGTGGTTGAGCAAGTTGCAAAGCAGAAAAAACAATACCGTTTTGTCAGAGTGAATGTAAATCAGCATCCGGATTTGGCAAAACGATACAGAGTCAGAGGTGTTCCGACTGTTCTGGCTTTCAGGAAAGGGCGCCAACAGGCGAGCTTGAACACCGCATTACGAAAACCTGCGTTTTTGCAATGGCTTGAAGATGCGCTTGAATAA
- the pdhA gene encoding pyruvate dehydrogenase (acetyl-transferring) E1 component subunit alpha: MNVQATSMHRYLDYQGQLLSPLPAWADIPTLQGFYRDMVLTRVYDNKAVALQRTGKLGTYPSHLGSEAIGIAVGRALRQDDVFVPYYRDMPAMWARGIAMEKNLQYWGGDERGSDFAFNDQPCRDLPFCVPIATQCTHAVGVAAALKIQGGHHAALVTCGDGATSKGDFLESINCAGAWNIPLVFVINNNQWAISVPRKLQCGAEFLSDKAKGAGIPGITVDGNDIIAMYDIIMKSLDRARKGKGATLIEAVSYRLGDHTTADDASRYRSEDELQQAWQYEPVKRLKAFLVAQDAWSENDEKQWLAHCRQVVEDAVERYLAIPPQPPESAFDYLYEQPTDDIHPQRDAIINKAMRMQGGRHG; this comes from the coding sequence ATGAATGTTCAAGCCACAAGTATGCACCGCTACTTAGATTATCAGGGACAACTGCTCTCGCCGCTTCCGGCATGGGCGGATATCCCGACGCTGCAAGGCTTTTACAGGGACATGGTACTGACCAGAGTTTACGACAACAAAGCTGTCGCACTTCAGCGTACAGGTAAACTCGGGACCTACCCGTCTCATTTAGGATCAGAGGCCATAGGTATCGCTGTTGGCCGGGCACTCCGGCAAGACGATGTCTTTGTGCCTTACTACCGCGATATGCCTGCCATGTGGGCACGCGGAATAGCCATGGAGAAAAATCTCCAGTATTGGGGTGGCGATGAGCGAGGCAGTGATTTTGCATTTAACGACCAGCCCTGCCGTGATCTTCCCTTTTGTGTGCCAATTGCCACGCAATGTACCCATGCTGTCGGCGTTGCTGCCGCACTGAAAATCCAGGGGGGCCATCATGCTGCGCTGGTCACCTGTGGTGATGGCGCGACATCAAAAGGAGATTTCTTAGAATCCATTAACTGTGCCGGCGCCTGGAATATCCCTTTGGTCTTTGTCATTAACAATAACCAATGGGCGATCTCTGTGCCCCGCAAATTACAATGCGGCGCCGAGTTTCTGTCCGATAAGGCCAAAGGAGCCGGCATACCCGGCATCACAGTCGACGGTAATGACATCATCGCCATGTACGACATCATTATGAAAAGTTTGGATCGAGCGCGGAAAGGCAAAGGCGCCACCCTGATCGAAGCCGTCAGCTATCGTTTGGGTGATCACACAACCGCTGATGATGCCAGCCGTTACCGAAGCGAAGATGAGCTGCAGCAAGCCTGGCAATATGAACCCGTCAAACGCCTGAAGGCTTTCCTTGTCGCGCAGGATGCCTGGTCTGAGAATGATGAAAAACAGTGGCTGGCTCACTGTCGTCAGGTCGTGGAAGATGCAGTCGAACGCTATCTGGCGATTCCTCCTCAGCCCCCTGAGTCCGCCTTCGATTATCTTTATGAACAACCCACGGATGACATCCATCCCCAACGGGATGCCATTATCAATAAAGCAATGCGCATGCAGGGAGGCCGCCATGGCTGA
- a CDS encoding OmpP1/FadL family transporter, whose product MKLKYQSLLAAILSATSFYSHGAAYEFGRYSYSNLYSPDDKVAVSYSYFNYDIQGSHPTFGDTGDIFNDTHYVQGAANYFFTDKFSGNAQYYLSNNIDTQHTGGFWQGSSADVKTRTVALTGKYQFAPSFSAFAGPTINQTEIKAKFNTNMNGGFGGLDLDLGEDIGFGYTVGASYHIPKIALRATVAYQSAVEHSFDTTESGALIVNKTGGKASSVSSHSEIELPETIDFDFQTGVAENTLMTFSAHWRRWSEHVIKTQVRGEVVTFDRDSVTYALGLARQFTPAFGGGIELNYAEGAGEGNLNPLAPGNGAKGVQVGGKYSFGNTSLFGAAQYKIVKDGKDISGTVYEDNSLYGLTVGVEHKF is encoded by the coding sequence ATGAAGCTGAAGTATCAATCATTACTCGCCGCAATTTTGTCAGCAACGAGCTTTTACTCTCATGGAGCAGCCTATGAGTTTGGACGCTATAGCTACAGTAATTTGTACAGCCCTGATGATAAGGTGGCGGTGTCGTATTCCTACTTTAATTACGACATTCAGGGGAGCCACCCTACCTTTGGAGATACAGGAGATATCTTCAATGATACGCACTATGTTCAGGGTGCGGCGAATTACTTTTTTACAGATAAGTTTTCTGGAAATGCCCAGTATTATCTTTCAAACAATATTGATACTCAGCATACAGGTGGTTTCTGGCAAGGTTCCAGCGCTGATGTGAAAACCCGCACCGTGGCTTTAACAGGTAAATACCAATTTGCCCCCTCTTTTTCAGCTTTTGCTGGCCCCACCATCAACCAGACTGAAATTAAAGCGAAATTTAACACCAACATGAATGGTGGCTTTGGTGGTTTAGATTTGGATCTGGGAGAGGATATCGGCTTTGGTTATACAGTGGGTGCGTCTTACCATATCCCCAAAATAGCGTTACGCGCCACCGTTGCATACCAGTCAGCAGTTGAGCATTCATTTGATACGACCGAATCTGGCGCCTTAATCGTGAATAAAACAGGGGGTAAGGCAAGCTCGGTATCAAGTCATTCGGAAATTGAGCTGCCTGAAACCATTGATTTTGACTTCCAGACCGGGGTGGCTGAGAACACCTTAATGACCTTTTCTGCCCACTGGCGCAGATGGAGTGAACATGTCATCAAAACACAGGTGCGTGGTGAAGTCGTCACCTTTGATCGCGACAGTGTCACCTATGCGTTGGGTCTGGCCCGTCAGTTTACACCAGCTTTCGGTGGCGGTATTGAGCTGAATTATGCCGAAGGTGCTGGTGAGGGAAATCTGAATCCACTGGCACCAGGAAACGGGGCAAAGGGTGTTCAGGTCGGAGGCAAGTATTCCTTTGGCAACACCTCGCTGTTTGGGGCTGCTCAGTACAAAATTGTGAAAGACGGTAAAGACATTTCCGGCACTGTCTATGAGGATAACAGCCTTTATGGCCTGACCGTCGGGGTGGAACACAAGTTTTAA
- a CDS encoding cation diffusion facilitator family transporter, whose translation MAISRKISKERLALKMSLAGTVLLATMGIGYGLYVGSSAILLDGMFSFLSMGMTGLSLYTAYLVSRPDDNHFQFGYAHIEPLINVVNGLLILVTCLFALVSGVQTIVNGGHEVVLEHAMVYAVLSTISCFGIYFTETHIARKVDSELVRVDSQEWLVDGILSAAILVGFMLVMVFDKIGYSHWNAYVDPILVSAMAIAASVLPIKVLRRNLREVLLVAPHDQVQNRVDSVIEDLSKQYNFDDYTHHFAKTGRQYDLEINILVKDDKYWTTKRQDKIRQLLWDKLKGELGDTWLSVTFTGQKRWL comes from the coding sequence ATGGCTATCAGCCGTAAAATTAGTAAGGAACGTCTGGCACTGAAAATGTCTCTCGCCGGTACGGTCCTGCTTGCCACTATGGGTATAGGTTATGGGCTGTATGTGGGATCTAGTGCGATTCTGCTCGACGGTATGTTCTCTTTTCTGAGTATGGGTATGACAGGCCTGAGTCTGTATACCGCCTACCTGGTCTCAAGACCGGACGATAACCACTTCCAGTTTGGTTACGCCCACATCGAACCTTTGATCAATGTCGTCAATGGCTTGCTCATCTTGGTAACCTGTTTGTTTGCACTCGTGAGTGGTGTGCAAACCATTGTCAACGGTGGCCATGAAGTTGTGCTGGAACATGCAATGGTATACGCAGTGCTGTCTACTATCAGTTGTTTTGGCATCTATTTCACGGAAACTCACATTGCCCGTAAGGTAGACTCGGAACTTGTTCGGGTCGACTCGCAGGAATGGTTGGTCGATGGCATCTTGAGTGCCGCAATTTTAGTTGGTTTTATGCTGGTCATGGTGTTCGATAAAATAGGCTATTCGCATTGGAATGCTTATGTCGATCCAATTTTGGTGTCTGCAATGGCGATTGCTGCGTCGGTTCTGCCGATTAAGGTACTACGCCGTAACTTGCGTGAGGTGCTGTTAGTCGCGCCACATGACCAGGTGCAGAACCGGGTTGATAGTGTGATTGAAGATTTGTCTAAACAGTACAACTTCGATGACTATACCCACCACTTTGCTAAAACAGGCCGTCAGTACGATCTGGAAATCAACATCCTTGTGAAAGACGATAAATACTGGACGACTAAACGTCAGGATAAGATTCGTCAATTACTGTGGGATAAATTGAAAGGCGAACTGGGTGATACATGGCTGTCTGTCACATTTACCGGCCAGAAACGCTGGCTATAA
- the nagZ gene encoding beta-N-acetylhexosaminidase: protein MGPLMLDVSGFELDAEEREILQHPTVGGVIFFARNYHDREQLFALTQAIRLAAKRPLIIAVDQEGGRVQRFRDGFTLLPPARAFATADNGLNLARQGGWLMAAELLAMDIDLSLAPVLDIGFDCKAIGDRAFSDQPEEIIQYASEFIRGMKEAGMAATGKHFPGHGGVIADSHHETPVDERNTITDRDMSVFKALVEKQLLDAMMPAHVIYPAYDDKPASGSDYWLKNVLRQQLNFNGVVFSDDLNMKGADVLGSYGDRAVASLQAGCDMVMLCNNRSGAIEALEALPQTQTPVLNTLLKKPFAKYAEMIRTAEWKQRSEAIRRLQQTWQEKTH, encoded by the coding sequence ATGGGGCCTTTAATGCTAGATGTGTCAGGTTTCGAACTTGATGCCGAAGAGCGTGAAATTCTTCAACACCCCACAGTAGGCGGAGTCATTTTTTTCGCCCGCAACTACCATGACAGAGAGCAGTTGTTTGCTCTGACGCAAGCCATTCGTCTGGCCGCAAAACGTCCTTTAATCATCGCAGTCGATCAGGAAGGCGGACGAGTTCAGCGCTTCCGTGACGGTTTCACTTTATTGCCTCCAGCCCGGGCATTTGCAACAGCCGACAATGGGCTCAACCTTGCCCGGCAAGGCGGCTGGTTGATGGCCGCTGAATTACTGGCTATGGATATCGACCTCAGCCTGGCACCTGTTCTGGATATCGGCTTTGACTGTAAAGCGATTGGCGATCGCGCGTTTTCAGACCAACCCGAAGAGATCATTCAGTATGCAAGTGAGTTTATCCGCGGCATGAAAGAGGCAGGCATGGCTGCGACAGGGAAACATTTCCCGGGACACGGCGGCGTCATTGCCGATTCACACCATGAAACCCCTGTTGACGAGCGCAATACGATTACCGATCGCGATATGTCAGTCTTTAAAGCCCTTGTTGAGAAACAACTGCTGGATGCCATGATGCCGGCCCATGTGATTTATCCTGCCTACGATGATAAACCCGCCAGCGGCTCTGACTATTGGCTGAAAAACGTGCTTCGACAGCAACTGAACTTCAACGGGGTTGTCTTCTCAGATGATCTCAACATGAAAGGCGCTGATGTACTGGGCTCTTACGGTGATCGTGCGGTTGCTTCTTTGCAGGCAGGCTGCGATATGGTGATGTTATGTAATAACCGCAGTGGCGCGATTGAGGCACTGGAAGCATTGCCGCAAACGCAGACTCCCGTGCTGAATACTTTACTCAAAAAGCCATTTGCAAAGTATGCAGAGATGATAAGAACAGCAGAATGGAAGCAACGCTCCGAAGCCATTCGCCGGCTTCAGCAAACATGGCAGGAAAAAACGCACTAG
- a CDS encoding DUF1097 domain-containing protein: MSALIAIAITTGLLSGLWGWVAVSFGLLSWAGFLGCTTYFASPQEGLKGVGISMATNLSGVAWAMLIIHGSAWAGAELFGYIATGMVSFLMCVQAKRTWLSFIPGTFIGCCATFAAAGHWQLVIPSLMLGVVFGYAMKTSGLWLKAQTEKRAQKAALKSELTPAASAK, from the coding sequence ATGTCAGCTTTAATTGCAATCGCTATAACAACCGGTCTGTTATCTGGTCTGTGGGGCTGGGTGGCTGTTTCCTTTGGCCTGTTAAGCTGGGCCGGATTTCTGGGTTGTACCACTTATTTTGCGTCGCCTCAGGAAGGGTTGAAGGGCGTGGGTATCAGCATGGCGACCAATCTGAGTGGTGTCGCCTGGGCGATGCTGATCATTCACGGTTCAGCCTGGGCGGGTGCAGAGCTGTTCGGTTATATCGCAACCGGTATGGTTTCATTTTTGATGTGTGTGCAGGCAAAGCGCACGTGGCTCAGTTTTATTCCGGGGACATTTATCGGTTGTTGTGCGACATTTGCGGCGGCAGGTCACTGGCAACTGGTGATTCCTTCGTTGATGCTTGGCGTCGTATTTGGTTATGCCATGAAAACATCCGGTTTGTGGCTGAAGGCGCAAACTGAAAAACGTGCGCAGAAGGCAGCATTGAAGTCTGAACTTACACCGGCTGCCTCTGCAAAATAA
- a CDS encoding GGDEF domain-containing protein: MKKISQLPVGLTIIVCFGVLLTTFIPMQGNLDAVTSSLTLVLIILLVREVASKEMKFLLLLSACTYGIGVIADLLDDIPELANHWLLIRTDDVFSNIGVFLLCFCFIKLLHQRRELIQKLKQQVSKSRELELELSRQALQDDLTRLQNRRSLFRRFDHMAIHLNRGIMAYIDIDNFKQVNDRLGHRQGDLVLIEIANILFRHSPTGSQIYRIGGDEFVVLLPSEDQSQSQEWLDQLYEQTQDLRETFKLGISVGLVPFHPGNLSDPDLLLAKADNAMYQEKEQKSRVE, from the coding sequence ATGAAGAAGATCTCTCAATTGCCTGTCGGGCTGACAATTATTGTATGTTTTGGGGTGTTGTTAACGACCTTTATCCCCATGCAAGGCAACCTGGATGCAGTAACGTCAAGCCTGACGCTTGTGCTGATTATCCTGCTGGTTCGCGAAGTCGCCAGTAAAGAAATGAAGTTTTTATTACTTCTGTCTGCCTGTACCTACGGGATTGGTGTCATTGCAGATCTTCTTGATGATATTCCGGAACTTGCAAATCATTGGTTGTTGATACGGACCGATGATGTTTTCAGCAATATCGGTGTGTTTTTACTGTGTTTCTGCTTCATTAAACTCTTACATCAACGCCGTGAGTTAATACAAAAACTAAAGCAACAAGTTTCGAAATCCCGAGAGCTGGAACTGGAACTCAGCCGCCAGGCGTTGCAGGACGATCTGACCCGCTTGCAAAACAGACGCTCGCTTTTCAGGCGATTTGACCACATGGCAATTCATCTGAATCGCGGCATTATGGCTTACATTGATATCGATAATTTCAAGCAGGTTAACGACCGTCTTGGCCACCGCCAGGGAGATTTGGTACTCATTGAAATAGCCAATATTCTTTTCAGGCATTCACCAACCGGCAGTCAGATCTATCGCATCGGCGGTGATGAATTCGTCGTGCTTCTTCCCAGTGAAGACCAGTCTCAAAGCCAGGAATGGCTTGATCAGCTCTATGAGCAAACCCAGGATCTCAGAGAAACATTCAAACTGGGCATCAGTGTAGGTCTTGTCCCCTTTCATCCGGGTAATCTCAGTGATCCGGATTTACTGCTCGCGAAAGCAGATAACGCCATGTATCAGGAAAAAGAACAAAAAAGCCGCGTCGAGTAA
- the sseA gene encoding 3-mercaptopyruvate sulfurtransferase has product MAENSLPSSVVSADWLLEHADAQNIVILDASWFMPGSGRDARTEWENERIPGAVFFDFDKEICDKDSSLPHMLPGAEQFASQVSGLGISNDDTIIVYDSHGLFSSPRAWWMFKVMGHDRVAVLDGGLPAWKAVGGSLESGSVTEVAEKGQFSARFRSEWVIDAPTLLNKLADPQVVVLDARPAARFYAQQPEPREGIRSGHMPNAKSLPFGQLVKDSKLVSQSILKQRFDAISEHDQQLIFSCGSGVTACILALAADVAGRENLTVYDGSWTEWGAGLKYPVVS; this is encoded by the coding sequence ATGGCAGAGAATTCATTACCATCGTCTGTTGTCAGTGCTGACTGGCTGCTGGAACATGCTGATGCGCAAAATATCGTGATACTGGACGCGAGCTGGTTCATGCCGGGCAGTGGCCGCGATGCCAGAACCGAGTGGGAGAATGAACGCATTCCGGGCGCCGTGTTTTTCGACTTCGATAAAGAGATATGCGATAAGGATTCCAGTCTACCGCATATGTTGCCCGGTGCAGAGCAGTTTGCCAGCCAGGTATCTGGCTTAGGCATTAGCAATGATGACACGATCATTGTTTACGATTCGCACGGACTGTTTTCATCACCGCGTGCATGGTGGATGTTTAAAGTGATGGGGCATGACAGGGTTGCGGTGTTGGATGGCGGATTACCTGCCTGGAAAGCGGTCGGTGGCTCGTTAGAATCGGGATCCGTAACCGAAGTGGCAGAGAAAGGGCAATTTTCTGCCCGGTTCAGATCGGAATGGGTGATCGACGCACCGACTCTGCTGAATAAATTAGCGGATCCTCAGGTGGTTGTACTGGATGCCCGCCCGGCGGCGCGTTTTTATGCGCAGCAGCCAGAGCCGAGAGAAGGCATACGCAGTGGCCATATGCCGAATGCCAAAAGTCTTCCGTTTGGTCAGTTGGTCAAAGACAGTAAACTGGTGTCGCAATCCATACTGAAGCAACGCTTTGATGCTATTTCTGAGCACGATCAGCAGCTGATTTTCAGTTGTGGATCCGGGGTCACGGCTTGCATTTTGGCCCTTGCGGCTGATGTGGCAGGACGAGAAAACCTGACGGTTTATGATGGCTCCTGGACAGAGTGGGGCGCGGGTTTGAAATATCCGGTTGTGTCCTGA